The nucleotide sequence ATAGATAAATCAATATATGAAAAACAAATCTTTTATTATATCAGATTTAATTTACAGACTTTCTTGCACACTCCCATAATCCCTGACTTAACTCTTTTTTTGACATAAAAGCAAGTGTTCACAAACTAACACAAGTTTTTCATCCTGATTAAAAATTTCAACTAACTCTATAACAAACCCCATGTTTTCTTTCTTGGGATGGTCTCTTTTTTCTTTTATAGTTACTGTAACAGTAATTGTATCCCCGATAAAAACAGGTGCTAAAAATCTTAATCTGTCATATCCATAAGAAAATGCAGCTGGATTTATAACATT is from Sebaldella sp. S0638 and encodes:
- a CDS encoding MaoC/PaaZ C-terminal domain-containing protein, with translation MEKAIYYEDYIIGDSRKTYGRTITETDIVIHAGQTGDFFPHHMDKEWCKTTDFKQRIAHGTLTFSVGVGMTANVINPAAFSYGYDRLRFLAPVFIGDTITVTVTIKEKRDHPKKENMGFVIELVEIFNQDEKLVLVCEHLLLCQKKS